TTTTCGGTTCCTGACGGGGTAAAGTGCCCACCCTCGCTGGTAAACATTTTTAAGGAGTTAAAAAGGGATCTCGGGCTGGAGATTCCCTTTAGCGGGAATCTGGAGAAGTGGGCAGACCGTGGTGTATTGCTGCTCAATGCCACGCTGACCGTGAGGGCAGGAGTTGCGGGCTCCCATCAGAAAAAAGGCTGGGAAGAATTTACGGATAACGTGATCCGCAATCTCTCGGAGCAAGGCAAGGGCATTGTCTTTCTGCTTTGGGGGAATTTTGCGAAACAGAAGATCAGCCTGATCAACACCGACCGGCATTTTATTCTAACGGCTGCGCATCCATCTCCTCTGGCTGGAGGCGCATTCGCCGGGTGCGGTCATTTTTCAGAAGCGAACCGGCTGCTGGAGTCGGCAGGTAAAGAGCCTGTGAACTGGGATCTTAACCCGTGAATTATTATTAATAACCTTTCGGACAAGCAGAAAAGGGGCGCAAAAAAAGAGTAAATTTGTCAAACCCCTTTTTCGGTGCCGGGCAACACCAAATACATTTTTGTAACAGGCGGCGTAACCTCCTCTCTGGGAAAAGGGATCATCGCCGCATCCCTGGCCAAATTACTTCAGGCACGAGGATATTCCGTTACCATTCAGAAGCTGGACCCTTATATCAATGTTGATCCGGGTACATTAAACCCCTACGAGCACGGGGAATGTTATGTTACGGACGACGGAGCGGAGACCGATCTGGATCTGGGCCATTATGAGCGTTTTTTAAACGTTCCCACCTCCCAGGCTAATAACGTAACCACCGGCAGAATTTACCAGAGTGTAATAGAGAAAGAACGTCAGGGCGATTATCTTGGGAAGACGGTGCAGGTGATTCCCCATATTACCGATGAGATCAAACGATGGATACGGCTGGTGGGAAAAACTGGAAACAAGGAGTTTGTTATTTCCGAGATCGGCGGAACGGTGGGAGACATTGAATCGCTTCCATATATTGAAGCAGTACGTCAGTTGAAGTGGGAACTGGGGAAGGATTGCCTCGTTATCCATTTGACGCTGATCCCATATCTTAAGGCATCGGGTGAACTAAAAACCAAACCCACACAGCACAGTGTAAAAGTGCTGCTCGAATACGGAATTCAGCCCGACATTCTGGTATGCCGGACGGAGCATCCGCTCTCCGCGGAACTGAAAAAGAAAGTGGCTTTATTCTGTAATGTTGAAACCGGGTCGGTGATTGAGGCCATTGATGCTTCTTCCATTTACGAGGTGCCTGTGTTTATGGAAAAAGAACAACTGGATCTGGCCGTACTGAAAAAACTGAGTTTGCCGGCCGCGGAGAATATTGATCTTGGGAGCTGGAAAGATTTTCTTCACCGTTTGAAAAACCCCCGTTCCGAAGTAAAAATCGGCCTGATCGGAAAATATATTGAGCTCAAGGATTCCTATAAATCGATTGCGGAAGCCTTTACCCATGCCGGCGCCATGAATGAATGCAAGGTGCGGATCGAATGGATTCATTCCGAATCACTCACGGAAGATAATGTAGAGGAGAAACTCAAGGGCCTTAAAGGCATCCTGGTGGCACCCGGCTTCGGGCAGCGCGGAATTGAAGGAAAGATCAGTGCGATCCGGTATGCCCGTGAGCAAAAAATTCCATTCCTCGGAATATGCCTTGGCATGCAGTGCGCAGTGATCGAGTTTGCGCGTAACGTGCTGGGATTCCGGGATGCCAATTCCACGGAAATGAATCCCGGTACCACCAACCCGGTCATCGATTTGCTGGAGGCGCAGAAAAAAATCACACATAAAGGAGGAACCATGCGTTTGGGTGCCTACCCCTGCAAAGTGGTTCCCAATACCCGCATCTCGGAAGTTTACCGCAAAGCCGGCGAGATTTCGGAAAGGCATCGCCACCGTTACGAATTCAACAATGAATACCTTGCAGACTTCGAAAAAAACGGAATGATTGCCAGCGGAATCAATCCGGAAAGCGGCCTGGTGGAAGCGGTGGAACTCAGGGATCACCCCTGGTTCATCGGGGTCCAGTTTCACCCTGAGTACAGGAGTACCGTGCTTAATCCGCATCCGCTTTTCGTTCACTTTGTAAAAGCCGCCATCCAGGTTACCTCTCTGCAGGCCACCGCCTGATCCTCCCCTGTTTATTGGTTTTTTTTGGCTAGCTTTGCCCACTTTTTTATGCAGGGCCTCGATAAAAATTCCATTTTAGGTATATTGATCATCGGTATCATTCTGTTCGGATGGTTGTATTATTCTACTCCTTCCACCGACGAGTTACAGAAACAGAAACGCTACCAGGACTCACTGGCGCTTCTTGAAACCAAACTTACTCCCCCCGACACTGTACAGCAGAAAGTGAACGATACCACCCTGGTGGCATCCGCTGAACCCGACTCCGCTGCGCTGGCAAAACAGGACTCCCTTGTACGCGCAAACAAGGCAGAAACCTTTGGCAGCTTCGCCGGAAGCACCGAAGGCAAAGAAGAATTCCTGACCATTGAAAATGATTTTATGGTCCTTACCCTTTCTACCAGGGGCGGAAGGATCACCGATGTACAATTGAAAGAATACCTGACGTGGAAGAAAACGCCGCTTCACCTTTTTACAAAAGACTCCTCCTATTTCGGACTGGAACTGGTTACAGATAAGTCACAATTCAATACGAATGACCTTTACTTTACTCCCTCCGGCCCCTCCTTCAAGGTGACCGGCAATGAGAGTAAATCCTTTTCCATGACACTTCAAGCCGGAGAAGGCAAGCATCTCAGGTACACCTACACATTGAAAGGGAACGACCACCTCTTAGGATTCGACATTCAGCTCAAGGGGATGGAAACGGTGATCCCGAAAAATCAGGGATTGATTGATCTGCATTGGAAACAGGCCACACCCTGGCTGGAAAAAGATCTCAAAACCCAGAAACAATACACCACGGTCTATTTCAAATACCCGGAAGAGAAGTCAGATTATCTGAGTGAAAGTTCGGATGACAGCCTGAGCCTGGGCGCGCCTGCAGAATGGGTCGCCTTCAAGCAGCAATTCTTCTCCTCTATTCTGGTACCTGCGTCACCTTTCGATAAACAGGGGGCGTTTGTGTCTTCTTATTCAGGAATTGACAGTGCGGGAGTTAAAAAACTCAGTGCGGTGCTTCCCATTGCGTATAAGCACCAGCCGATCGAGGATTTCAAAATGCAGTTCTATTTCGGTCCGAATCACCACAAGCTGCTGGAGAGTTACGAAAAGGGGTTTGAATCGGTCATACCGCTGGGATGGGGAATTTTCGGATGGGTGAATGAGTTCCTTGTGATACCGATTTTCAATTTCTTTGATGGTTTCGGGTGGAATTACGGTTTGATCATTCTGCTGCTGACTATCATCCTCAAGATACTTCTCTTTCCCATCGCGTACCGCACCTATTTGTCCTCCGCCAAGATGCGGGTGCTTCGCCCTGAACTCAGCGAGATCACCAAAAAATTTGAAGGTAAAAGCCCAATGGAAAAACAGCAGGCCCAGATGGCGCTGTATAAAAAAGCCGGCGTAAATCCATTATCAGGCTGCATTCCCGTTTTGCTGCAGCTTCCTATCCTCTTCGCGCTGGTAAAGTTTTTTCCTGCGTCTATCGAATTACGCCAGCAGGGGTTTCTATGGGCCGATGACCTTTCTACGTACGACAGCGTGTGGGATTTTGGTGTGATTCCTGTGATTCACACCGTCTACGGTGATCATATGAGCCTGTTCGCAATTCTGATGACAGTTTCCACCTTGCTGTACACTTATTCCAACTCCCAGCTGATGGGACAAAACGAACAGATGCCGGGGATGAAGTACATGATCTACATTATGCCCGTCATGTTTCTACCCTTCATGAATAATTTCTCAGCCGGACTGAGTTACTATTATTTCCTTGCCAACATGATCACATTCGGGCAAACCTGGGCCATGCGGTTTGTAGTAGACGAGAAAAAACTCCATGCCCGCATCGAAGAGAATAAAAAGAAGCCTGTGAAGCAGTCGAAATGGCAGAAGCGGCTGGAAGACATGCAGCGCCAGCGCCCGGGATCCACGCGCAAGAAGTGATTATTTATTTCCCAGTACGATAAACAAATAGGTAACGGCGATCGGAGAAACGATGATGGTGGCATCGAAGCGGTCGAGTATTCCACCATGCCCCGGCAAAACATTTCCTGAATCTTTAACTCCGGCCCGTCGTTTCATCCGTGATTCCACCAGGTCGCCCAGGGTAGCCGCAGGTGCTACGATCAACGCGAGCCCCATCCAATGCAAAGCGGAAAGCTGAGGAAAAAAGAACGAAAGAATATAAGCAGAAGCAACGCAGAGCAGTGCGCCGCCAATGGTTCCCTCCCAGGTTTTCTTAGGAGATATCCGTTCCAGCAATTTTCTCCGGCCGAACGCTCTGCCGCTGAGGTAGGCAAATGTATCGTTAGCCCATACAAGGATCAGGGTACCCAGAAACAGCGGATAGAATTCATCCCATGGTCCGAACAGATCCGATCCATAGAGCAGTGTCCAGGAAGAGAGAAAAAGGGTGCTGTACAGCATTCCCTGCGGAATCACGCCAAAAATAGTATCACTCCGGCGATCTGATATAAAAAGACTTACGATCATCACCAAAGCGGCAAGCGCAAGCACCGCACTGATGCTGAATAGAACAACACGGGTATCTGCTTCCCGTAAAAAAACGAAAGAATAAGCGAAGAGAAAAAAAAGAAAGCCTGATAAAAAAAGAAGCGGGATCCGGAAACGCGGAGCAATCCGGTCCTTGTTCATCAAAAGGAATTCATTCAGGCCCATTAGCGAAGCAAAAAAAAGCAGGGCGAAAAAAGTATAAAATGAATGCCAGGCGGCCAGCACTACTGTGGCTACAAAAGCGGCACCGGTTAACGCTCTTACCAGTATCTCTGACATTTTCAGTTCCGGTCAATAAGGATCACATAGATTTCCTTCGGACCGTGAGCCCCCTGTACCAGCGTTTTTTCAATATCCGCGGTACGGCTCGGGCCAGCGATGGAAGAGATCATGGAAGGCAGTTCGCCCTTATACCGCTCCCGGATTAACTTTAATCCATCCTTCATATTCATAACAATCTGGTCGGTGAACGCAATCACCAGATGATAGTGCGGATACACGGGCAATCTCCGTCCGCTTGCCTGTTTGCTGCTGATCAGTACCGCACCCAGGCGGGCTACGAGGCACTCGCAACCTGTAATTCCAACATTGGATGATATCAGATCCTTCTCCTCGCTGGCAATG
Above is a genomic segment from Bacteroidia bacterium containing:
- the ung gene encoding uracil-DNA glycosylase, which produces MVEKQADPKIESSWKDLLQEEFRRPSFLKLREFLNAEKKQFPVYPPSSLIFNAFNRTPVDRVKVVIIGQDPYHGAGQAHGLSFSVPDGVKCPPSLVNIFKELKRDLGLEIPFSGNLEKWADRGVLLLNATLTVRAGVAGSHQKKGWEEFTDNVIRNLSEQGKGIVFLLWGNFAKQKISLINTDRHFILTAAHPSPLAGGAFAGCGHFSEANRLLESAGKEPVNWDLNP
- a CDS encoding CTP synthase produces the protein MPGNTKYIFVTGGVTSSLGKGIIAASLAKLLQARGYSVTIQKLDPYINVDPGTLNPYEHGECYVTDDGAETDLDLGHYERFLNVPTSQANNVTTGRIYQSVIEKERQGDYLGKTVQVIPHITDEIKRWIRLVGKTGNKEFVISEIGGTVGDIESLPYIEAVRQLKWELGKDCLVIHLTLIPYLKASGELKTKPTQHSVKVLLEYGIQPDILVCRTEHPLSAELKKKVALFCNVETGSVIEAIDASSIYEVPVFMEKEQLDLAVLKKLSLPAAENIDLGSWKDFLHRLKNPRSEVKIGLIGKYIELKDSYKSIAEAFTHAGAMNECKVRIEWIHSESLTEDNVEEKLKGLKGILVAPGFGQRGIEGKISAIRYAREQKIPFLGICLGMQCAVIEFARNVLGFRDANSTEMNPGTTNPVIDLLEAQKKITHKGGTMRLGAYPCKVVPNTRISEVYRKAGEISERHRHRYEFNNEYLADFEKNGMIASGINPESGLVEAVELRDHPWFIGVQFHPEYRSTVLNPHPLFVHFVKAAIQVTSLQATA
- the yidC gene encoding membrane protein insertase YidC; protein product: MIIGIILFGWLYYSTPSTDELQKQKRYQDSLALLETKLTPPDTVQQKVNDTTLVASAEPDSAALAKQDSLVRANKAETFGSFAGSTEGKEEFLTIENDFMVLTLSTRGGRITDVQLKEYLTWKKTPLHLFTKDSSYFGLELVTDKSQFNTNDLYFTPSGPSFKVTGNESKSFSMTLQAGEGKHLRYTYTLKGNDHLLGFDIQLKGMETVIPKNQGLIDLHWKQATPWLEKDLKTQKQYTTVYFKYPEEKSDYLSESSDDSLSLGAPAEWVAFKQQFFSSILVPASPFDKQGAFVSSYSGIDSAGVKKLSAVLPIAYKHQPIEDFKMQFYFGPNHHKLLESYEKGFESVIPLGWGIFGWVNEFLVIPIFNFFDGFGWNYGLIILLLTIILKILLFPIAYRTYLSSAKMRVLRPELSEITKKFEGKSPMEKQQAQMALYKKAGVNPLSGCIPVLLQLPILFALVKFFPASIELRQQGFLWADDLSTYDSVWDFGVIPVIHTVYGDHMSLFAILMTVSTLLYTYSNSQLMGQNEQMPGMKYMIYIMPVMFLPFMNNFSAGLSYYYFLANMITFGQTWAMRFVVDEKKLHARIEENKKKPVKQSKWQKRLEDMQRQRPGSTRKK
- a CDS encoding phosphatidate cytidylyltransferase is translated as MSEILVRALTGAAFVATVVLAAWHSFYTFFALLFFASLMGLNEFLLMNKDRIAPRFRIPLLFLSGFLFFLFAYSFVFLREADTRVVLFSISAVLALAALVMIVSLFISDRRSDTIFGVIPQGMLYSTLFLSSWTLLYGSDLFGPWDEFYPLFLGTLILVWANDTFAYLSGRAFGRRKLLERISPKKTWEGTIGGALLCVASAYILSFFFPQLSALHWMGLALIVAPAATLGDLVESRMKRRAGVKDSGNVLPGHGGILDRFDATIIVSPIAVTYLFIVLGNK
- a CDS encoding LUD domain-containing protein, with protein sequence MEDSKSREKILKKVRAALIQGVPENPANLDIESEIYVIPPESPEEVFARQFTALNGKFLFCENTTDAAEVVRNLVNENGWTGLFSSDQFIHELLFSSGLTIASEEKDLISSNVGITGCECLVARLGAVLISSKQASGRRLPVYPHYHLVIAFTDQIVMNMKDGLKLIRERYKGELPSMISSIAGPSRTADIEKTLVQGAHGPKEIYVILIDRN